A single window of Corvus hawaiiensis isolate bCorHaw1 chromosome 22, bCorHaw1.pri.cur, whole genome shotgun sequence DNA harbors:
- the PUSL1 gene encoding tRNA pseudouridine synthase-like 1 isoform X2 produces the protein MVGAPARYLVFFQYFGTRYSGVMETKSDQALVGVQNYLEKAAQNLRPSVPIKFHISSRTDSGVHALANAAHLDIQRAPGKAAFSGKQLVQGLNYHLKPEPIWTYIYRLLLGCAHYSQIPVFERDLCWAPAGGPLDISAMREAAKFLLGTHDFSTFRSLSSETPFRCPVRTLLQLEIQPAPGFLSHHNRGLEFWEVKFKSRSFLYRQVRRMVGALVAVGQGKLSPQDIQELLEVKDARAFPPHAMAPPSGLFLKSVEYSQADLAAPSAPAEEELCGLS, from the exons ATGGTCGGTGCCCCTGCCCGGTACCTGGTGTTCTTTCAGTACTTTGGCACCAGGTACAG TGGGGTTATGGAGACCAAGAGTGATCAGGCCCTGGTTGGAGTCCAGAATTATTTGGAG AAGGCGGCACAGAACCTGAGGCCCAGCGTTCCCATCAAGTTCCACATCTCCAGCCGGACGGACTCCGGCGTCCACGCGCTGGCCAACGCCGCCCACCTGGACATCCAGAGGGCTCCAGGGAAGGCAGCTTTCAGTGGGAAGCAACTTGTCCAGGGGCTGAACTATCACCTCAAGCCTGAGCCCATCTG GACCTACATCTAccggctgctgctgggctgtgcccactATTCCCAAATCCCCGTGTTCGAGCGGGATCTgtgctgggctcctgcaggagg CCCCTTGGACATCTCTGCAATGAGGGAGGCAGcaaaattcctgctgggaacCCATGACTTCAGCACCTTCCGCTCGCTCAGCTCCGAGACCCCTTTCCGGTGCCCTGTCAGGACCTTGCTCCAGCTGGAAATCCAACCTGCTCCTGGATTCCTGTCCCACCACAACAG gGGACTGGAGTTCTGGGAGGTGAAATTCAAGAGCAGATCCTTCCTTTACCGACAG GTCCGGAGGATGGTCGGGGCTCTGGTTGCTGTGGGCCAGGGGAAGTTGTCCCCTCAGGacatccaggagctgctggaggtgaaGGATGCCCGGGCTTTCCCCCCTCATGCCATGGCCCCACCCTCGGGGCTCTTCCTGAAATCCGTGGAGTACAGCCAGGCAG ATCTGGCTGCTCCGAGTGCCCCAGCAgaagaggagctctgtgggctGAGCTGA
- the PUSL1 gene encoding tRNA pseudouridine synthase-like 1 isoform X1, producing MVGAPARYLVFFQYFGTRYSGVMETKSDQALVGVQNYLEKAAQNLRPSVPIKFHISSRTDSGVHALANAAHLDIQRAPGKAAFSGKQLVQGLNYHLKPEPICILSAQRVPSTFHARFCALSRTYIYRLLLGCAHYSQIPVFERDLCWAPAGGPLDISAMREAAKFLLGTHDFSTFRSLSSETPFRCPVRTLLQLEIQPAPGFLSHHNRGLEFWEVKFKSRSFLYRQVRRMVGALVAVGQGKLSPQDIQELLEVKDARAFPPHAMAPPSGLFLKSVEYSQADLAAPSAPAEEELCGLS from the exons ATGGTCGGTGCCCCTGCCCGGTACCTGGTGTTCTTTCAGTACTTTGGCACCAGGTACAG TGGGGTTATGGAGACCAAGAGTGATCAGGCCCTGGTTGGAGTCCAGAATTATTTGGAG AAGGCGGCACAGAACCTGAGGCCCAGCGTTCCCATCAAGTTCCACATCTCCAGCCGGACGGACTCCGGCGTCCACGCGCTGGCCAACGCCGCCCACCTGGACATCCAGAGGGCTCCAGGGAAGGCAGCTTTCAGTGGGAAGCAACTTGTCCAGGGGCTGAACTATCACCTCAAGCCTGAGCCCATCTG catcctcagTGCCCAGAGAGTGCCCAGCACCTTCCACGCCCGTTTCTGTGCCCTCTCCAGGACCTACATCTAccggctgctgctgggctgtgcccactATTCCCAAATCCCCGTGTTCGAGCGGGATCTgtgctgggctcctgcaggagg CCCCTTGGACATCTCTGCAATGAGGGAGGCAGcaaaattcctgctgggaacCCATGACTTCAGCACCTTCCGCTCGCTCAGCTCCGAGACCCCTTTCCGGTGCCCTGTCAGGACCTTGCTCCAGCTGGAAATCCAACCTGCTCCTGGATTCCTGTCCCACCACAACAG gGGACTGGAGTTCTGGGAGGTGAAATTCAAGAGCAGATCCTTCCTTTACCGACAG GTCCGGAGGATGGTCGGGGCTCTGGTTGCTGTGGGCCAGGGGAAGTTGTCCCCTCAGGacatccaggagctgctggaggtgaaGGATGCCCGGGCTTTCCCCCCTCATGCCATGGCCCCACCCTCGGGGCTCTTCCTGAAATCCGTGGAGTACAGCCAGGCAG ATCTGGCTGCTCCGAGTGCCCCAGCAgaagaggagctctgtgggctGAGCTGA
- the PUSL1 gene encoding tRNA pseudouridine synthase-like 1 isoform X3 — translation MVGAPARYLVFFQYFGTRYSGVMETKSDQALVGVQNYLEKAAQNLRPSVPIKFHISSRTDSGVHALANAAHLDIQRAPGKAAFSGKQLVQGLNYHLKPEPICILSAQRVPSTFHARFCALSRTYIYRLLLGCAHYSQIPVFERDLCWAPAGGPLDISAMREAAKFLLGTHDFSTFRSLSSETPFRCPVRTLLQLEIQPAPGFLSHHNRSGCSECPSRRGALWAELKGLLWLWGGGWPSDLNKNH, via the exons ATGGTCGGTGCCCCTGCCCGGTACCTGGTGTTCTTTCAGTACTTTGGCACCAGGTACAG TGGGGTTATGGAGACCAAGAGTGATCAGGCCCTGGTTGGAGTCCAGAATTATTTGGAG AAGGCGGCACAGAACCTGAGGCCCAGCGTTCCCATCAAGTTCCACATCTCCAGCCGGACGGACTCCGGCGTCCACGCGCTGGCCAACGCCGCCCACCTGGACATCCAGAGGGCTCCAGGGAAGGCAGCTTTCAGTGGGAAGCAACTTGTCCAGGGGCTGAACTATCACCTCAAGCCTGAGCCCATCTG catcctcagTGCCCAGAGAGTGCCCAGCACCTTCCACGCCCGTTTCTGTGCCCTCTCCAGGACCTACATCTAccggctgctgctgggctgtgcccactATTCCCAAATCCCCGTGTTCGAGCGGGATCTgtgctgggctcctgcaggagg CCCCTTGGACATCTCTGCAATGAGGGAGGCAGcaaaattcctgctgggaacCCATGACTTCAGCACCTTCCGCTCGCTCAGCTCCGAGACCCCTTTCCGGTGCCCTGTCAGGACCTTGCTCCAGCTGGAAATCCAACCTGCTCCTGGATTCCTGTCCCACCACAACAG ATCTGGCTGCTCCGAGTGCCCCAGCAgaagaggagctctgtgggctGAGCTGAAAGGACTCTTGTGGCTGTGGGGTGGAGGTTGGCCAAGTGATCTCAATAAAAACCATTGA
- the LOC125337058 gene encoding lysophosphatidic acid receptor 6-like: MAGISWPEGVSNGTNFPSSNGTNASSGAALQHSLFAVTYSAVLVLGLLGNALALSLLSCRAKPSSHSYILLLQLALLDTLFLCVLPLHIHSQLRGDTWAFGDTACRVTGALFCLHISLSVAFFSCLCADLWLAVLHPFTSIQLRATHYLLLATALWVVALGGTVPLVLHSRGVRSSTACFGSFPGSWAHPTAPHTILAFIFGVVVPFSIILLGFPLVARSIWQSRRRAAKRKALGTISIILGICALCFLPHHLTQLLRFLLGLRGIQREPFPSPIPEIQRVTSALASCSCCLNPLLYYFHSSSRHWHCPFRLRLRSKRVFTICDQNFGDPSWDYKPRQRHGRKNHGDGIN; encoded by the coding sequence ATGGCAGGGATTTCCTGGCCTGAGGGAGTCTCCAATGGGACAAATTTCCCAAGTTCCAATGGGACAAATGCCAGCTCAGGAGCAGCTTTGCAGCATTCCCTGTTTGCTGTCACCTACAGCGCTGTGttggtgctggggctgctgggcaaTGCCCtggccctgtccctgctgtcctgcagagccaaGCCCTCGTCCCACTCCTacatcctcctgctgcagctggcccTGCTGGACACCCTGTTCCTTTGTGTGCTGCCCCTCCACATCCATTCCCAGCTGCGTGGGGACACCTGGGCCTTTGGGGACACGGCCTGCAGGgtcacaggggctctgttctGCCTCCACATCTCCCTGAGCGTCGCCTTTTTCAGCTGCCTCTGTGCGGATCtgtggctggcagtgctgcaccCCTTCACCTCCATCCAGCTCAGGGCCACCCActacctgctgctggccacggCCCTGTGGGTGGTGGCCCTTGGTGGCACTGTCCCGCTGGTCCTCCACAGCAGgggggtgaggagcagcacagcctgctttggcagcttccctgggagctgggctcaccccacagcccctcacaCCATCCTGGCCttcatttttggggtggttgtGCCGTTTTCCATCATCCTGCTGGGCTTCCCGCTGGTGGCCAGGAGCATCTGGCAGAGCCGGCGCAGAGCTGCCAAGAGGAAGGCCCTGGGCACCATCTCCATCATCCTGGGCATCTGTGCCCTCTGCTTCCTGCCCCACCACCTCACCCAGCTGCTGCGCTTCCTGCTGGGGCTCCGGGGGATCCAGAGGGAGCCGTTCCCCAGCCCGATCCCCGAGATCCAGAGGGTGACCTCGGCCCTGgcgagctgcagctgctgcctcaacCCCCTCCTGTACTATTTCCACTCCTCCAGCAGGCACTGGCACTGCCCCTTCAGGCTCAGGCTCAGGTCTAAGAGGGTGTTCACCATCTGTGACCAGAATTTCGGGGACCCCTCCTGGGACTACAAACCCAGGCAGAGGCATGGAAGGAAAAACCACGGGGATGGAATCAACTGA